The following coding sequences are from one Rathayibacter sp. VKM Ac-2760 window:
- a CDS encoding serine hydrolase produces the protein MVIPTHETRRESRRARRGRHKGEHDHDDFQRGFDALGRLALDGVVVSACAVDLGTGRTLFAVDDSVSMPTASVGTIVLLIEVAARLATDPQENLRLVDRTAADAVTGTGIWQHLQIPSMPIADLAALVGATSDNLATNVLLRRVGLDAVRERAEALGLSRTALLDVVRDERGPDDAPQLSIGSARELTWLLATLANGEIVDSAVSSRVIGWLSLNTDLSMVASAFGLDVLSHRQPDHGVLLVNRTGTDVGVRAEVGVLRGPRAGVSYAVITQFDDTTLQYRLAVLEGMRTLGVDLLEYVH, from the coding sequence GTGGTGATCCCCACCCACGAGACCCGCCGGGAGAGTCGCCGCGCCCGCCGCGGCCGGCACAAGGGCGAGCACGACCACGACGACTTCCAGCGCGGCTTCGACGCCCTTGGCCGGCTCGCGCTCGACGGCGTCGTGGTGTCGGCCTGCGCGGTCGATCTCGGCACCGGCCGCACACTGTTCGCCGTCGACGACTCCGTCTCGATGCCCACCGCCTCCGTCGGCACGATCGTGCTGCTGATCGAGGTCGCGGCCCGGCTCGCCACCGACCCGCAGGAGAACCTGCGGCTCGTCGATCGCACCGCCGCCGACGCCGTCACCGGGACGGGCATCTGGCAGCACCTGCAGATCCCGTCGATGCCGATCGCCGACCTGGCCGCCCTCGTCGGCGCGACCAGCGACAACCTGGCGACGAACGTGCTCCTGCGCCGCGTCGGTCTCGACGCCGTCCGCGAGCGGGCCGAGGCCCTCGGCCTCTCCCGCACCGCGCTCCTCGACGTCGTCCGCGATGAGCGCGGCCCCGATGACGCCCCGCAGCTCTCGATCGGCTCGGCCCGCGAGCTGACCTGGCTGCTCGCGACGCTCGCGAACGGCGAGATCGTCGACTCCGCCGTCTCCTCCCGCGTGATCGGCTGGCTCTCGCTCAACACCGACCTCTCGATGGTCGCCTCCGCCTTCGGCCTCGACGTGCTCTCGCACCGCCAGCCCGACCACGGCGTGCTGCTGGTCAACCGGACCGGCACGGACGTCGGCGTCCGCGCCGAGGTGGGCGTGCTCCGCGGCCCGCGCGCCGGCGTCTCCTACGCCGTGATCACGCAGTTCGACGACACGACCCTGCAGTACCGCCTCGCCGTCCTCGAGGGCATGCGCACCCTCGGCGTCGACCTCCTGGAGTACGTGCACTGA
- a CDS encoding M13-type metalloendopeptidase, producing the protein MTSTTPRSGIDLPELDPATRPQDDLYRHVNGLWIDRTEIPSDKARYGSFHVLQEEAEKAVRDIIVEAQSAASGTEARMFGDLYTSFLDEARADELGAAPIADDLAAVQRVDSIAGLLRAVGDFERAGVPGLFGLFVDNDPGDPERYLVFVNQGGLGLPDESYYREEEFGAVREAYLPFVARMLGFAGLDAPEARAERIVALETELAAAHWDKVRSRDSQATYNLRSWAEVTELAAGIDLDVWLTAMGAPEGALAEVVVRQPSFLEGLAGLLTDERLPAWRDWLSWQVIRGAAAYLSSDFVDANFDFYGRTLTGTPQKRERWKRAVSLVEGSLGEAVGRIYVERHFPETAKAAMDVLVANLIEAYRRSIVDLEWMGAETRERALEKLAKFTPKIGYPVRWRDYSALSIDPADLVGNARRVAAFEFDRELGKIGKPLDRDEWFMTPQTINAYYNPGFNEIVFPAAILQFPFFDESRDSAANYGAIGAVIGHEIGHGFDDQGSRFDGDGRLTDWWTEDDRAAFEERTKALIAQYDALAPATTPGHHVNGALTIGENIGDLGGLGIAWKAYLLSLDGEESPVIDGLTGAQRFFLSWAQAWQQKSRDEETIRLLAIDPHSPSEFRCNQIVRNLDEFYATFDVSEGDALWLAPSERVAIW; encoded by the coding sequence ATGACCTCGACGACGCCTCGCTCCGGTATCGACCTCCCCGAACTCGACCCGGCGACGCGCCCGCAGGACGACCTCTACCGCCACGTCAACGGGCTGTGGATCGACCGCACCGAGATCCCGAGCGACAAGGCGCGCTACGGCTCCTTCCACGTGCTCCAGGAGGAGGCGGAGAAGGCGGTGCGCGACATCATCGTCGAGGCGCAGTCGGCCGCGAGCGGCACCGAGGCGCGGATGTTCGGCGACCTCTACACCTCCTTCCTCGACGAGGCGCGCGCCGACGAGCTCGGCGCCGCGCCGATCGCCGACGACCTCGCGGCCGTGCAGCGCGTCGACTCGATCGCCGGGCTGCTGCGGGCGGTGGGCGACTTCGAGCGCGCAGGCGTCCCCGGCCTCTTCGGCCTCTTCGTCGACAACGACCCGGGTGACCCCGAGCGCTACCTCGTCTTCGTGAACCAGGGCGGCCTCGGGCTGCCCGACGAGAGCTACTACCGCGAGGAGGAGTTCGGCGCCGTCCGCGAGGCCTACCTCCCCTTCGTCGCGCGCATGCTCGGATTCGCCGGCCTCGACGCCCCCGAGGCGCGCGCCGAGCGCATCGTCGCGCTCGAGACCGAGCTCGCCGCCGCGCACTGGGACAAGGTGCGCAGCCGCGACAGCCAGGCCACCTACAACCTCCGCTCCTGGGCCGAGGTCACCGAGCTCGCCGCCGGCATCGACCTCGACGTCTGGCTCACCGCGATGGGCGCTCCGGAGGGGGCGCTCGCCGAGGTCGTCGTGCGCCAGCCGAGCTTCCTCGAGGGCCTCGCCGGCCTGCTGACCGACGAGCGCCTCCCCGCCTGGCGCGACTGGCTGTCCTGGCAGGTGATCCGCGGCGCCGCGGCCTACCTCTCCAGCGACTTCGTCGACGCCAACTTCGACTTCTACGGCCGCACCCTCACCGGCACCCCGCAGAAGCGCGAGCGCTGGAAGCGCGCGGTCTCGCTCGTCGAGGGCTCGCTGGGCGAGGCCGTCGGCCGCATCTACGTCGAGCGGCACTTCCCCGAGACGGCGAAGGCCGCGATGGACGTCCTCGTCGCGAACCTGATCGAGGCCTACCGCCGCTCCATCGTCGACCTGGAGTGGATGGGGGCCGAGACCCGCGAGCGCGCGCTGGAGAAGCTCGCGAAGTTCACGCCCAAGATCGGCTACCCGGTCCGCTGGCGCGACTACTCCGCCCTCTCGATCGACCCGGCCGACCTGGTCGGCAACGCCCGCCGCGTCGCCGCGTTCGAGTTCGACCGCGAGCTCGGCAAGATCGGCAAGCCGCTGGACCGCGACGAGTGGTTCATGACCCCGCAGACCATCAACGCGTACTACAACCCCGGCTTCAACGAGATCGTCTTCCCCGCCGCGATCCTGCAGTTCCCGTTCTTCGACGAGTCGCGCGACTCCGCCGCCAACTACGGCGCGATCGGCGCGGTCATCGGTCACGAGATCGGCCACGGCTTCGACGACCAGGGCTCGCGCTTCGACGGCGACGGCCGCCTGACCGACTGGTGGACCGAGGACGACCGCGCGGCGTTCGAGGAGCGGACGAAGGCGCTGATCGCGCAGTACGACGCCCTCGCCCCCGCGACGACGCCCGGCCACCACGTCAACGGCGCCCTCACCATCGGCGAGAACATCGGCGACCTCGGCGGGCTCGGCATCGCCTGGAAGGCCTACCTGCTCTCGCTCGACGGCGAGGAGTCGCCGGTGATCGACGGCCTGACCGGCGCGCAGCGCTTCTTCCTCTCCTGGGCGCAGGCCTGGCAGCAGAAGTCCCGTGACGAGGAGACGATCCGCCTGCTCGCGATCGATCCGCACTCCCCGTCGGAGTTCCGCTGCAACCAGATCGTCCGCAACCTGGACGAGTTCTACGCTACTTTTGACGTCTCCGAAGGCGACGCCCTCTGGCTCGCGCCGAGCGAGCGCGTCGCCATCTGGTAG